In candidate division WOR-3 bacterium, the genomic window ATCCTGACATGGAAGAAATTTTCAAAGCTGCTTCGCAATTCGGCAAGATATACTCCATTGTAGGAGGTTTGCACGGATTTGATCGTTTTGAGCTTTTCAAAAATTTAAGCTTTATATGCCCCACTCATTGCACACGGCATAGGGAAATGATAAAAAAAATGTACCCTCAAAAATACATAGAGGGGGGAGTTGGAAAGTCATTTGAAATATAGAGAACCAAAAAGAATATTTTTTAATCTTACCGAATGGAGGCCGAATGAAAATTAGTTCTGTCGCTGAAATGCGCTCTCTTGATGAAAAGGCGGTTTCAATTTATGGGATACCCCAGGAAATCCTGATGGAAAATGCCGGTCATGCAGCCTATTCGGTAATACAGAATGAATTCGGTGTTGAGGGTAAAAGATTTATGGTTTTATGCGGCACGGGTAATAACGGAGGTGACGGACTTGTAGTGGCAAGGAAGCTGTATTCTTCTGGAGGAGATGTCAAAGTCTTGGTAGTGGGTGAAATTTCCAAATTTAAAGGGGCGGGAAAGAAAAACTTAGAAATCATCAGAAAGCTAAATATTGAAATTATTACCATTGTTGAACCATCTCCAATTATTGATTTGATAAAGAACTCGGACTCGCTCATAGATGCAATATTCGGAACTGGTCTCGACAGGCAGGTAGATGGCTTGCACAAAGAAATAATCAATATAATCAGGTCTAGCGGCAAAAAAGTGTTTTCGCTCGACATACCTTCGGGTATAAACGGTGACACAGGCCAAGTAATGGAAACGGCTGTTAGAGCTGATTTTACAGTAACATTCGGCCTTCCAAAAATCGGAAATATCATGCATCCCGGATTTGATCATTGTGGCAAGATCTACGTCTCTCATATATCTTTTCCCCCCGAATTACATGGAGCAGAATATATAAAAATCTCGACAAACGATCCGGTGGTTTTACCTAAGAGGGAGAGTAATTCGCACAAGGGGGATTTCGGTAAAACACTTTTTATAGCCGGTTCGTCAAAATATCTTGGAGCTCCATATTTATCTGCAATGTCTTTTCTCAAATCTGGTGGTGGGCTTTCTTTTTTGGCGACTCCCGAAAGCGTTGCGCCCTTTATCGGGATGAAAGGCGCCGAAATAGTTTTAATCCCTCAAAAGCAGACATCATCTGGAAGTCTGTCTCTTGAGAATGAGAAAGAATTGATAGAATTTTCCGACAAAGTGGATTTTGTCGTCGCCGGGCCTGGATTATCTTTGGACGATGAGACCAAGAAACTAGTCAAAAAAATCGTAAATAAAATTGAAAAACCCCTACTATTAGACGGGGACGGTTTGACTGCTTTAACTGAAGACCTAAGTGTTTTGCAAGAGCGGAAATTTCCGACAATTCTCACCCCTCACACAGGAGAAATGGCGAGATTGGCGAAAGTCGACGTCGAATTTGTGGAGAAGAACAAAATTCAAATTCTTAATAAATTGACAAAAGAACTGAACTCTACAATTGTGCTAAAAGGAGCACATTCTTTGATTGGATTTTCTGACGGTAGGATTTTTATAAATCTCAGCGGAAACCCAGGCATGGCGACCGCGGGTAGTGGCGATGTTCTGACCGGAGTTATTTCCGCAATGCATGGTCTCGGTTTTGATGTCGAAAAATCTGTCCGAACCGGAGTATATGTTCACGGTTGCGCGGGAGACCTCGCCGCAGAAGCAGTCGGTGAGGATGGAATGCTGTCAGGTGATATTATGGAATATTTGCCTGAGAGTTTAAAAATACTCAGAGAAAACTACAAATCTGTTATCCAGAACTACTCGGGTAAATTAGCACTTGTTTGATTTTTTTTAAAAAAATTCTGTCCTAAATAAATTTGGGAAGTCTTGAGAAAATTGCAAATTACAGCGACTTTCCCATAAGGGAGGGAAAAAATGTTAAAACTAAAAAATAAGTTTATTTTTGCGCCTATTAAAACAGGTTACAGTTCTGAAGACGGGGTTGTAAGCGAAAGGCATTTAGCTTTTTATGGTATCAGATCCAAATTTCTCGGAGCCGTCATTCCCGAGCCTTTCTATTTGGATAAGTCTTTAAGGGAAATCCCAACGCAAATGGGTATTGATTCAGACGACAAAATTAAAGGGCTTAAAAGGCTGACGGATTCATTACACAGATTTGACACAAAAGTCATTGCCCACCTAAATCATCCCGGGAGAATGGCGAACCCGAAAATTACCGGTAACATATTTTTATCTTCGACAGACAAACCGTGCGAAAATGGCGGATTCATACCTAAGAGGATGGATCTTGAAGACATAAAAAATACAGTTAAACTTTTTGTCATGGCGGCAGAAAGGGCAAAAGAATCGGGTTTTGACGCTTTGGAGTTGCAATTTGGTCACGGTTACCTTCTGGCGCAGTTCATTTCGCCATTTGTCAACGACAGAGACGACGAATACGGTGGGGATTTTGAAAATCGAATCAGTTTTCCTCTAATGGTTTTGGAAGCGATAAAGAAAGCTGTAAAATTGCCAGTAATAGTCAGATTGAGCGGGGATGAGATGGTGCCCAAGGGTATAAAGTTGACTGAAATGGTCGAACTTTCCAAAAAGCTTGCAGAAAAGGATGTCGAAGCTATACACGTTTCAGCCGGTACAGTTTGCTCAACGCCGCCCTGGTTTTTTCAACACATGTTCGTCCCCAAGGGTAAAACATGGGAGATGGCAAAAGAGATAAAAGATGGTACTGGTTCAAAAATTATTTTTGTCGGTAGAGTTGACAGCCCTGAAGATGTCGATATTCTCCAGAATAAATTTTCCGCGGACTATATCGCAGTTGGAAGAGCGCTTGTCGCCGACCCTGATTTTGTTGGCAAAATAACAGGTGAGATCAAAGCAGAGATAAGACCATGTCTTGCATGTGTTGAAGGCTGTCTTGGTGGAGTCAGGTCAGGTAAAGGTCTCCAGTGCCTTATAAACCCTGAAGTAGGGAGAGAGGATGAAACTTTCGAGAGGGCTCAAACTCAAAAAAAGTATGCAGTCGTAGGTGGCGGACTCGCCGGAATGCAATCTGCCCTGACACTGAGGAGAAGGGGGCACAAGGTAGATTTGTTTGAAAAGGAAAATTTAGGAGGACAATTCAACCTCGCCCCTCTGACACCCAACAAAAGGAGCATGGCAAAACTAGTCCCATATTTCAAAAAAGAATTGGAGTCAAACCAGGTCAATGTCATAAAAAAGGAAGCCATGGAGTCCGACCTCATATCAAAATATGACGGAGTTATTCTCGCTACGGGTTCTGTGCCTGCGGTGCCGGATATTCCGGGGTTAAAATCATATTTTTGG contains:
- a CDS encoding FAD-dependent oxidoreductase, with the protein product MLKLKNKFIFAPIKTGYSSEDGVVSERHLAFYGIRSKFLGAVIPEPFYLDKSLREIPTQMGIDSDDKIKGLKRLTDSLHRFDTKVIAHLNHPGRMANPKITGNIFLSSTDKPCENGGFIPKRMDLEDIKNTVKLFVMAAERAKESGFDALELQFGHGYLLAQFISPFVNDRDDEYGGDFENRISFPLMVLEAIKKAVKLPVIVRLSGDEMVPKGIKLTEMVELSKKLAEKDVEAIHVSAGTVCSTPPWFFQHMFVPKGKTWEMAKEIKDGTGSKIIFVGRVDSPEDVDILQNKFSADYIAVGRALVADPDFVGKITGEIKAEIRPCLACVEGCLGGVRSGKGLQCLINPEVGREDETFERAQTQKKYAVVGGGLAGMQSALTLRRRGHKVDLFEKENLGGQFNLAPLTPNKRSMAKLVPYFKKELESNQVNVIKKEAMESDLISKYDGVILATGSVPAVPDIPGLKSYFWADILLEENLPKNKNVLIIGGGLVGVDVATALIPLGNRVTIVKRTTDFGGDMELMAKTLSLKMMKDKGTIFSEYTHIKKIEGRTVFAERNGQQIRFEDIDIIVVSTSMKSYNPLEGKIKGRVPVWTIGDAREVGNAQDAIAEAFDVSSRL
- a CDS encoding MBL fold metallo-hydrolase, which translates into the protein PDMEEIFKAASQFGKIYSIVGGLHGFDRFELFKNLSFICPTHCTRHREMIKKMYPQKYIEGGVGKSFEI
- a CDS encoding NAD(P)H-hydrate dehydratase, giving the protein MKISSVAEMRSLDEKAVSIYGIPQEILMENAGHAAYSVIQNEFGVEGKRFMVLCGTGNNGGDGLVVARKLYSSGGDVKVLVVGEISKFKGAGKKNLEIIRKLNIEIITIVEPSPIIDLIKNSDSLIDAIFGTGLDRQVDGLHKEIINIIRSSGKKVFSLDIPSGINGDTGQVMETAVRADFTVTFGLPKIGNIMHPGFDHCGKIYVSHISFPPELHGAEYIKISTNDPVVLPKRESNSHKGDFGKTLFIAGSSKYLGAPYLSAMSFLKSGGGLSFLATPESVAPFIGMKGAEIVLIPQKQTSSGSLSLENEKELIEFSDKVDFVVAGPGLSLDDETKKLVKKIVNKIEKPLLLDGDGLTALTEDLSVLQERKFPTILTPHTGEMARLAKVDVEFVEKNKIQILNKLTKELNSTIVLKGAHSLIGFSDGRIFINLSGNPGMATAGSGDVLTGVISAMHGLGFDVEKSVRTGVYVHGCAGDLAAEAVGEDGMLSGDIMEYLPESLKILRENYKSVIQNYSGKLALV